One genomic region from Methanomassiliicoccales archaeon encodes:
- a CDS encoding transposase produces the protein MRIFITDDLPGLEEAIKKIFPKADWQLRVLHAVRDALNKAHKADREALAEDLKRVYRAETEGEAREALQNLRERWGVIYPKIVERWEAKTYALLTFLRHPKPIRRYLYTTNQLERLAKEVKRRTKVVEVFCGEEAVEKLLYLVLSHLNVAWGARRLRGFAEIEMGSYYADLTH, from the coding sequence GTGCGAATCTTCATTACCGATGATCTTCCGGGTTTAGAGGAGGCGATCAAGAAGATCTTTCCAAAAGCCGATTGGCAGCTGCGCGTTCTTCATGCAGTCCGCGATGCGTTGAACAAGGCTCACAAGGCGGACCGGGAGGCGCTGGCTGAGGATCTCAAGCGGGTGTACCGCGCAGAAACCGAGGGGGAGGCTAGGGAAGCGCTACAGAACCTTCGGGAACGCTGGGGTGTAATCTATCCCAAGATCGTGGAACGCTGGGAGGCCAAAACCTATGCGCTATTGACGTTTCTTCGTCATCCTAAGCCCATCCGGCGGTATTTGTACACCACGAATCAACTGGAGCGGCTGGCGAAGGAGGTGAAGCGCCGAACGAAGGTGGTGGAGGTGTTCTGTGGAGAGGAGGCGGTGGAAAAGCTTTTGTACCTGGTTTTGAGTCACTTGAACGTGGCATGGGGAGCGCGAAGGCTGCGGGGATTTGCGGAAATCGAGATGGGAAGCTACTATGCTGACCTGACACACTAA